In one Corythoichthys intestinalis isolate RoL2023-P3 chromosome 16, ASM3026506v1, whole genome shotgun sequence genomic region, the following are encoded:
- the LOC130904332 gene encoding lipid droplet assembly factor 1-like produces the protein MEMQESSSNEMWEGWSTVSNQVYNNPKVTLLMNSRAVQYLNGHPVLALAVMMFCATATVPIGLFILFAVVTLIMSAVAFVFVEGFLLFTGAISLLCILSGVAFFSLVASAVFAAFYMAVSNILNYYYPHLTKVAKEYEKNEVEEMTQNFSQ, from the exons ATGGAGATGCAGGAGAGCAGCAGCAATGAGATGTGGGAAGGTTGGAGTACTGTTTCCAACCAAGTGTACAACAACCCCAAG GTGACGCTGCTGATGAACTCAAGAGCGGTCCAGTACCTTAATGGCCACCCAGTGTTGGCCCTGGCGGTGATGATGTTCTGCGCCACGGCCACAGTGCCAATTGGGCTTTTCATCCTTTTTGCAGTGGTGACACTCATCATGTCGGCAGTCGCTTTTGTTTTCGTTGAAG GCTTCCTGCTGTTTACGGGCGCGATAAGTCTGCTATGCATACTGTCCGGCGTGGCCTTCTTCTCACTTGTGGCGTCGGCCGTCTTCGCTGCCTTTTACATGGCCGTCTCCAACATCCTTAACTACTATTACCCTCATCTAACGAAG GTTGCCAAAGAATACGAGAAAAACGAAGTGGAGGAAATGACGCAAAATTTTTCTCAGTGA